In one window of Camelina sativa cultivar DH55 chromosome 15, Cs, whole genome shotgun sequence DNA:
- the LOC104745619 gene encoding E3 ubiquitin-protein ligase SINAT2-like yields MYTYKNFSPPLSLHQLPCHFMISDEMEPRITDLQIQSVCTNQMSSAIYHYQYPNDHTEELNNENTEKKPYNCPHSGSKCNVTGDIPWLLLHLRNDHNIEMHDGRSFSHRYVHHNPKHLHHATRMLTLLDCFGRQFCLYFEAFHLRKTPMYIAFVQFMGDEEEAMSFSYSLEVGGNGRKLTWQGVPRSIRDSHKTVRDSQDGLIITRKLALLFSSDNNSNKELKLKVSGRVWR; encoded by the exons ATGTACACATACAAAAACTTTTCTCCTCCTCTTTCACTTCATCAATTGCCTTGTCATTTCATGATTTCCGACGAAATGGAACCTAGAATCACTGACCTTCAGATTCAATCGGTTTGTACAAACCAGATGTCCTCTGCAATCTACCACTACCAG TACCCCAACGACCACACTGAAGAGCTAAACAATGAGAACACTGAAAAGAAACCGTACAATTGTCCCCACTCTGGATCCAAGTGTAATGTCACAGGAGATATTCCATGGCTGCTTTTGCATCTAAGGAATGATCACAATATTGAAATGCATGATGGGCGTAGTTTTAGTCACAGATATGTTCATCACAATCCTAAACATCTTCATCACGCTACTAGGATGTTAACC CTTCTGGATTGCTTTGGTCGACAATTCTGCTTATACTTCGAAGCATTCCATCTGAGGAAAACACCAATGTACATAGCCTTCGTGCAGTTTatgggagatgaagaagaagcaatgagCTTCAGCTATAGTTTAGAGGTCGGAGGTAATGGCAGAAAGCTGACATGGCAAGGCGTTCCTAGAAGCATTCGTGACAGTCACAAGACGGTTCGTGATAGTCAAGATGGCTTAATCATCACTCGCAAATTAGCTTTGTTATTTTCGTCAGACAACAACAGTAACAAAGAACTGAAGTTGAAGGTTTCAGGTCGTGTATGGAGATAA
- the LOC104745612 gene encoding ABC transporter E family member 1: protein MADRLTRIAIISEDRCQPKKCRQERKKSCPVVKTGKLCIEVAPTSKTAFLSEELCIGCGICVKKCPFEAIQIINLPKDLEKDTTHRYNANGFKLHRLPVPRPGQVLGLVGTNGIGKSTALKILAGKLKPNLGKFNNPPDWEEILTRFRGSELQSYFIRVVEENLKTAIKPQHVDHIKQVVKDNLGEVLEKLDERGMVEEICADMELNQILEREARQVSGGELQRFAIAAVFVKKADIYMFDEPSSYLDVRQRLKAAQVIRSLLRHDSYVIVVEHDLSVLDYLSDFVCCLYGKPGAYGVVTLPFSVREGINVFLAGFIPTENLRFRDESLTFRVSDTPQETDGEAKSYARYKYPNMSKQLGGFKLEVMEGEFTDSQIIVMLGENGTGKTTFIRMLAGAFPREEGVDSGMPEFNVSYKPQGNDSKRECTVRHLLHDRIRDAYTHPQFVSDVIRPLQIEPLLDQVVKTLSGGEKQRVAITLCLGKPADIYLIDEPSAHLDSEQRITASKVIKRFILHAKKTAFIVEHDFIMATYLADRVIVYEGQPAVRCIAHSPQSLLSGMNLFLSHLNITFRRDPTNFRPRINKLESTKDKEQKAAGSYYYLDD from the exons ATGGCAGACCGATTGACTCGAATCGCTATCATAAGTGAAGACAGGTGTCAGCCAAAGAAATGTCGCCAGGAGCGTAAGAAGAGTTGTCCTGTTGTCAAGACTG GGAAACTTTGTATCGAGGTTGCTCCTACTTCCAAGACTGCTTTCTTATCCGAGGAGCTGTGTATAGGATGTGGTATCTGTGTGAAG AAATGCCCGTTTGAAGCTATTCAGATTATCAATCTTCCTAAGGACTTGGAGAAAGATACAACCCATCGTTATAATGCTAATGGTTTTAAACTGCACAG GCTTCCAGTTCCAAGGCCGGGGCAAGTCCTTGGTTTGGTTGGAACAAACGGTATTGGAAAATCTACAGCTCTCAAAATTTTGGCTGgaaaactcaaaccaaatctTGGCAAATTTAAT AATCCTCCTGACTGGGAAGAGATTTTAACTCGCTTCCGCGGGTCAGAACTTCAAAGCTACTTCATCCGAGTCGTAGAAGAGAATCTAAAG ACTGCTATAAAGCCACAACATGTCGACCACATCAAACAAGTTGTTAAAGATAATCTTGGCGAGGTGCTTGAGAAGCTGGACGAGAGAGGAATGGTGGAAGAGATTTGTGCTGATATGGAGTTGAACCAGATCCTGGAGCGTGAAGCAAGACAAGTATCTGGTGGGGAGCTGCAGAGGTTTGCGATTGCCGCAGTTTTCGTTAAGAAGGCTGATATATACATGTTTGATGAACCATCTAGTTACCTCGATGTGAGGCAGAGACTCAAAGCTGCTCAAGTTATACGCTCACTCCTCAGACATGACAG TTACGTAATTGTTGTGGAGCACGACCTCAGCGTCCTTGACTATCTCTCCGATTTCGTTTGCTGTTTGTATGGGAAACCAGGAGCATATGGTGTCGTGACTCTCCCCTTTTCTGTCAGAGAAGGAATCAATGTGTTCTTGGCCGGGTTTATCCCCACAGAAAACTTGCGTTTCAGGGATGAATCTCTGACCTTCAGG GTTTCTGATACTCCACAAGAGACTGATGGGGAAGCGAAGTCCTATGCAAGATACAAATACCCAAACATGAGTAAGCAACTTGGGGGTTTCAAGCTGGAAGTTATGGAAGGGGAGTTCACAGACTCTCAGATTATTGTAATGCTCGGAGAGAATGGTACAGGGAAAACGACCTTCATCCGCATGCTG GCAGGCGCATTCCCACGTGAAGAGGGTGTAGACTCGGGGATGCCGGAGTTTAATGTGTCGTACAAACCGCAAGGCAATGATTCGAAGCGCGAGTGTACAGTAAGACATTTGCTACATGATAGGATCCGTGATGCATATACGCATCCTCAGTTTGTGTCAGATGTAATAAGACCGCTTCAGATTGAGCCGTTGTTGGATCAAGTGGTAAAAACTCTGTCGGGTGGAGAGAAGCAGAGGGTTGCCATTACTCTATGCCTTGGGAAGCCCGCTGATATCTATCTGATTGATGAGCCAAGTGCGCATTTGGACTCAGAGCAGCGGATCACAGCTTCAAAGGTGATAAAACGGTTCATCCTGCATGCAAAGAAAACAGCGTTTATCGTAGAGCATGACTTTATTATGGCGACCTATCTGGCGGACAGAGTCATTGTGTACGAAGGACAGCCAGCCGTCAGGTGTATCGCTCATTCGCCACAGTCGCTGCTCAGCGGAATGAACCTCTTCTTATCG CACCTGAACATCACATTCAGACGAGATCCAACAAACTTCAGGCCAAGGATCAACAAATTAGAGTCTACCAAGGACAAGGAGCAAAAGGCTGCGGGCTCATACTACTACTTAGACGATTGA
- the LOC104745614 gene encoding dirigent protein 22-like, giving the protein MTKLILILAAQIIILMTAAVASPGDFARTMDGKHVGLYKNEKLTHLRVYWHDSTTGRNPSSVIIQQPVFNSSVFGLITMMDDALTLDMPRNSTVVGQAQGMYAGAAQREVSFLMVMNFAFTTGKYNGSTITILGRNTVTTKVREMPVVGGSGMFRFARGHVEARTKFFDTKSGDATVEYNCYVLHY; this is encoded by the coding sequence ATGACTAAGCTCATACTCATCCTCGCCGCACAAATCATCATCCTCATGACCGCCGCCGTTGCTTCCCCTGGAGACTTCGCAAGAACCATGGACGGGAAACACGTTGGCCTTTACAAAAACGAGAAACTCACTCATCTCCGAGTCTATTGGCACGACTCAACAACCGGTAGAAACCCTAGCTCCGTCATAATCCAACAACCAGTCTTCAACTCTTCGGTATTCGGATTGATCACCATGATGGACGATGCACTGACATTGGACATGCCGAGGAATTCGACTGTGGTGGGCCAAGCCCAAGGGATGTACGCAGGAGCGGCCCAAAGAGAGGTTAGTTTCTTGATGGTGATGAACTTTGCTTTCACTACAGGGAAGTACAACGGAAGCACGATCACGATTCTTGGCCGGAACACGGTGACCACGAAGGTTAGGGAAATGCCAGTGGTCGGAGGTAGTGGAATGTTTCGGTTTGCTAGAGGTCATGTGGAGGCTCGCACGAAGTTTTTCGATACCAAATCCGGTGATGCCACTGTCGAGTATAATTGTTACGTCTTGCATTACTGA
- the LOC104745621 gene encoding uncharacterized protein LOC104745621, with translation MGSRGSNRVGDKWNEMGCDEKSSVIQEEIKRVSKLPSNSVYAVHRLKVLNKINELLSVQRTLSQERELELLFTQLSL, from the exons ATGGGAAGTAGAGGTAGTAATCGTGTGGGAGATAAATGGAATGAGATGGGTTGTGATGAGAAATCGAGTGTGATTCAGGAAGAGATCAAAAGGGTTAGTAAGCTTCCTTCAAACAGTGTTTATGCAGTTCATCGTCTCAAGGTTCTCAATAAAATCAACGAGCTTTTATCTGTTCAA AGAACGTTATCTCAAGAGAGGGAGTTAGAGTTGCTCTTCACACAGCTCTCTCTGTAA
- the LOC104745613 gene encoding dirigent protein 7-like has protein sequence MAKLILIIVSHILLFVALVSAGNGENFAKTIDKKLHGLRKEKLTHFRVYWHDILSGSNPSAVVINPPISNSSFFGSVTMIDNRLTTEVAVNSTPVGQAQGIYAATGQRDASLLMVMNFAFKTGKYNGSTISILGRNAVLTKVREMPVIGGSGLFRFARGYVEARTMWFDQKSGDATVEYSCYVLHY, from the coding sequence ATGGCAAAGctcatcctcatcatcgtcTCCCACATCCTTCTTTTCGTAGCCCTTGTCTCCGCTGGAAACGGCGAAAACTTTGCAAAAACCATTGACAAAAAGCTCCACGGTCTCCGTAAGGAGAAACTGACTCATTTCCGTGTCTACTGGCACGACATTCTGAGCGGCTCAAACCCTAGCGCGGTCGTGATCAACCCTCCTATCTCCAACTCTTCCTTCTTCGGATCGGTGACTATGATCGATAACCGATTGACGACGGAGGTCGCTGTGAATTCGACTCCAGTGGGTCAGGCGCAAGGGATCTACGCTGCCACTGGTCAACGTGATGCGTCTTTGCTTATGGTGATGAACTTTGCGTTCAAGACAGGCAAGTATAACGGAAGTACGATCTCTATTCTTGGTCGGAACGCTGTGTTGACCAAGGTTAGGGAGATGCCGGTGATTGGAGGAAGCGGACTCTTCCGGTTCGCTAGAGGTTATGTAGAGGCTCGGACCATGTGGTTTGATCAAAAGTCAGGAGATGCTACTGTTGAGTACAGCTGTTACGTATTGCATTATTGA
- the LOC104745620 gene encoding uncharacterized protein LOC104745620, translating into MACSRVIGRFASRLKPLCQNLSNKNANVSSSLPSPIKSASPSSATCRLSRSSRLPVELSSMIPLHSAIASSRLVSSLSIESKIWGLVPQGLSMPL; encoded by the exons ATGGCGTGTTCAAGAGTGATAGGCAGATTCGCGTCTCGGTTAAAGCCTCTGTGCCAAAACCTCAGCAACAAGAATGCTAATGTTTCATCATCACTCCCCTCTCCCATCAAATCTGCTTCACCTTCCTCAGCTACTTGTCGTCTCAGTCGATCTTCAAG ATTACCAGTGGAGTTGAGTTCGATGATACCTCTACACAGTGCTATAGCATCGTCCAGGCTGGTCTCAAGTTTGTCCATTGAATCCAAAATCTGGGGTTTAGTTCCTCaag GTCTTTCGATGCCTTTATGA
- the LOC104745616 gene encoding casein kinase 1-like protein HD16 — MPELRRGVRRRRVTDAVAPNQLPLKQQPTEDKKQRKTSNVKSRKPVAAAAAAERPRTRLAARKLKEEELPQEENPVVVVPSKDTTDIDKNKGKEVVVVVEEEEEEEEKKKDMAIGNDSGGSNKAAAQEEEGNTAPFPERVQVGGSPLYKVERKLGKGGFGQVFVGRRISGGNERSAGASILEVALKFEHRSSKGCNYGPPHEWQVYNTLGGSHGVPRVHFKGRQGDYYVMVMDMLGPSLWDLWNTSGQAMSSEMVACIAVESLSILEKMHAKGYVHGDVKPENFLLGQPSTSQEKKLFLVDLGLATKWREGGSGQHVEYDQRPDMFRGTVRYASAHAHLGRTASRRDDLESLAYTLIFLHRGRLPWQGYQGDNKSFLVCKKKMATSPDMLCCFCPPPFKQFLEIVVNMKFDEEPNYGKLVSLFQDLLGENPAIRPINTEGAQKIIFQVGQKRGRLSIGEEEEDAPRKKVRLGVPATQWISIYNARQPMKQRYHYNVADIRLAQHIERGIADGLLISCVSSCSNLWALIMDAGTGFTNQVYELSPVFLHKEWIMEQWEKNYYISSIAGANNGSSLVVMSKGTQYTQQSYKVSDSFPFKWINKKWREGFHVTSMATAGSRWGVVMSRNSGYSEQVVELDFLYPSEGIHRRWDGGFRITSTAATTDQAALILSIPRRRLVDETQETLRTSQFPSTHVKEKWGKNLYLASLSYGRTVS, encoded by the exons ATGCCGGAGCTTCGCCGTGGAGTCCGCCGTCGCCGTGTTACTGACGCTGTAGCTCCCAATCAGCTTCCGCTTAAACAACAACCTACGGAGgataagaaacagaggaagactAGTAACGTTAAATCCCGCAAACCCGttgccgccgccgccgccgccgagAGGCCCAGGACTAGATTAGCTGCCAGGAAAttgaaggaggaggagcttcCTCAGGAGGAGAATCCCGTTGTTGTTGTTCCGTCTAAGGATACCACCGATATCGATAAAAACAAAGGTAAAGAGGTTGTTGtagttgttgaagaagaagaagaagaagaagagaagaagaaagatatggCGATTGGTAACGATAGTGGTGGCTCTAACAAGGCTGCTGctcaggaagaagaaggaaacactGCTCCTTTCCCTGAGAGG GTTCAAGTTGGAGGATCTCCATTGTATAAGGTTGAGAGAAAGCTGGGGAAGGGTGGTTTTGGACAAGTGTTTGTGGGACGTCGTATTAGTGGTGGTAATGAGCGTAGTGCAGGAGCTAGCATCTTGGAG GTTGCTTTAAAGTTTGAGCATCGAAGTAGCAAGGGTTGTAACTATGGTCCTCCACATGAGTGGCAGGTGTACAA CACCTTGGGTGGTAGCCATGGAGTCCCTAGAGTACATTTTAAAGGGAGGCAAGGAGACTATTATGTTATG GTTATGGACATGCTCGGCCCAAGTTTATGGGATTTATGGAATACTTCAGGGCAAGC AATGTCCTCGGAAATGGTAGCTTGCATTGCAGTTGAATCACTGTCCATCCTTGAAAAGATGCATGCAAAAGG TTATGTGCATGGAGATGTTAAGCCGGAAAATTTCTTACTCGGCCAGCCTTCTACGTCTCAAGAGAAAAAGCTGTTTCTTGTTGATTTGGGACTAG CAACAAAATGGAGAGAAGGTGGTAGTGGACAACATGTGGAATATGATCAACGTCCTGATATGTTTAG GGGGACAGTTAGATACGCAAGTGCACATGCTCACTTGGGGAGAACTGCAAGCAGAAGGGATGATCTTGAATCATTGGCATATACACTGATCTTCCTTCACCGAGGTAGATTGCCATGGCAAGGATATCAG GGAGATAACAAGTCATTCCTTGTTTGCAAAAAGAAGATGGCAACATCACCGGATATGCTATGTTGTTTCTGTCCCCCTCCTTTCAAGCAATTTCTTGAGATTGTGGTAAATATGAAATTTGACGAAGAACCCAACTATGGCAAGTTAGTATCTCTATTTCAAGACCTCTTGGGCGAAAATCCTGCAATTAGGCCTATAAACACAGAGGGTGCTCAAAAG ATCATTTTCCAAGTTGGACAGAAGCGAGGTAGGTTGAGcattggggaagaagaagaagatgcccCTAGGAAAAAAGTCCGTCTAGGAGTCCCTGCAACACAATGGATATCGATTTACAATGCCAGGCAACCAATGAAGCAGAG GTATCATTATAATGTGGCTGATATAAGACTGGCACAGCATATTGAGAGAGGTATTGCAGATGGTTTGTTGATAAGCTGTGTATCATCTTGTTCGAATCTCTGGGCATTGATAATGGATGCTGGAACTGGCTTCACTAACCAAGTCTATGAACTCTCTCCTGTATTCTTGCACAAG GAATGGATAATGGAACAGTGGGAGAAGAACTACTACATTAGTTCTATTGCTGGTGCAAACAATGGAAGCTCCTTAGTGGTCATGTCAAAAG GTACGCAGTATACACAGCAGTCTTACAAAGTAAGCGATTCATTCCCGTTCAAGTGGATAAACAAGAAATGGAGAGAAGGCTTCCACGTAACCTCGATGGCCACAGCCGGAAGCCGGTGGGGTGTTGTTATGTCCCGTAATTCTGGCTACAGTGAACAG GTTGTGGAATTGGATTTTCTGTATCCGAGTGAAGGCATCCATAGGCGTTGGGATGGTGGTTTCAGAATCACATCAACAGCAGCAACAACCGATCAAGCTGCTCTCATCCTAAGCATCCCACGCCGTAGATTGGTCGATGAGACACAAGAGACATTGCGTACCTCTCAATTCCCCAGCACACATGTTAAG GAAAAGTGGGGAAAGAATCTCTACCTCGCATCATTAAGCTATGGCCGAACTGTATCTTGA